In a genomic window of Pontibacter liquoris:
- a CDS encoding DUF4266 domain-containing protein produces MSSCEAVKPFQKAYLNEEEMQLSMHKSESFEVNFESYREGGSGANGGKVGGGCGCN; encoded by the coding sequence ATGAGCAGTTGCGAAGCGGTCAAACCTTTCCAGAAAGCCTACCTCAACGAAGAGGAAATGCAACTGAGCATGCACAAGTCCGAATCTTTTGAAGTGAATTTTGAATCATACCGCGAGGGAGGCTCCGGCGCCAATGGCGGCAAAGTAGGAGGAGGGTGCGGATGCAACTAA
- a CDS encoding DUF3570 domain-containing protein has translation MQLKYAVLLLACGIATAARAQSAKDQRVQQLPPADVNILASYYTQDGNHSPVTGGVGTEELTDVTPTIIVNVPLDTVTNLNVNFGMDFYSSASTDKIDPYTVSSASSSDTRTHINIGFSRNNSLHRVIKSIHVGASKEYDYTSFSLGAGWSKGSLDGNRELSLGAEVFFDTWKIIYPIELRGQGDLVPTKNRQSYNFSGTLSQVINRRLQASVSTDLVYQAGLLSTPFHRVYFRDDAAHTVEQLPDSRFKFPVGIRLNYFASDYVTTRLFYRFYNDDWGIVSHTLEVEAPVKIGPFFSFYPFYRFYTQTAADYFAPYAEHSIADAFYTSDYDLSDFQSNKLGMGVRYSPLFGISKFNLPFSGNNSLFKSIELRAAQYWRSDGLHAFIISTDLGFTIPAAQ, from the coding sequence ATGCAACTAAAGTATGCAGTGCTGCTGCTGGCCTGTGGCATAGCAACAGCAGCAAGAGCGCAAAGCGCAAAAGACCAACGCGTGCAGCAGTTGCCACCGGCCGACGTGAACATTTTAGCCAGTTATTACACCCAGGACGGCAACCACTCGCCGGTGACGGGCGGTGTGGGTACCGAAGAGCTGACCGACGTTACGCCTACCATCATCGTCAATGTGCCACTGGATACGGTCACGAATCTGAACGTAAATTTCGGGATGGACTTTTACTCATCCGCCTCCACCGATAAAATAGATCCTTACACGGTTTCGTCGGCTTCCAGTTCCGATACCCGCACGCACATAAATATCGGCTTTAGCCGGAACAACAGCCTGCACCGGGTGATCAAAAGTATTCATGTGGGCGCATCAAAAGAGTATGATTATACTTCTTTCTCGCTGGGTGCGGGTTGGTCGAAAGGCTCATTGGATGGCAACCGGGAACTGAGTTTAGGAGCTGAGGTTTTCTTTGATACCTGGAAAATTATTTACCCCATTGAGCTACGCGGCCAGGGCGACCTGGTGCCGACTAAAAACCGGCAATCCTATAATTTCTCGGGGACGCTCTCGCAGGTCATTAACCGCCGCTTGCAGGCCTCCGTTTCCACGGACCTGGTATACCAGGCTGGTTTGCTTTCAACGCCGTTTCACCGGGTATACTTCCGCGATGATGCTGCCCATACGGTGGAGCAGCTGCCAGATAGCCGCTTTAAGTTTCCGGTGGGCATCCGCCTGAACTACTTTGCCAGCGATTATGTGACCACCCGCCTGTTTTACCGGTTTTATAATGATGATTGGGGCATTGTATCGCATACCTTGGAAGTGGAAGCACCAGTTAAAATCGGGCCGTTCTTTTCTTTTTACCCCTTCTATCGCTTTTACACGCAAACCGCCGCCGATTATTTTGCTCCCTATGCCGAACACAGTATAGCTGACGCCTTTTATACATCGGACTATGACCTGTCTGACTTTCAAAGTAACAAGTTAGGGATGGGGGTGCGGTATTCGCCGCTTTTTGGAATATCAAAATTCAACCTGCCATTCTCGGGCAACAACTCCCTGTTTAAAAGCATCGAGTTGCGCGCTGCCCAGTACTGGCGCAGCGATGGCCTGCACGCCTTTATCATCAGCACCGATTTGGGCTTTACCATCCCGGCCGCACAGTAA